The proteins below are encoded in one region of Colias croceus chromosome 17, ilColCroc2.1:
- the LOC123698993 gene encoding G-protein coupled receptor dmsr-1-like isoform X1 → MANEESATSNITQALTNLFEEMLFATESTDGNKTINMSQFLSALKERSTKTHHESIDFGTLVKLVDGWRSKLNLTKAAEPSCNYCDGNLRDLILAYNSIHGYISLIVCFFGSLANALNVAVLTRRDLAAAPINRLLKWLAVADVFVMMEYVPFAIYRYLILPGQREMPYKWAAYLLFHMHFAQIFHTASICLTLSLAIWRYVAIKYSDRSHVLCTERRCSTAILSSFILPPLLCIPTFLVFDIHTAVVLEPNGPMILYHVDSDEEGQLFKINFWVHAVVIKLLPCCILTVISIWLIREVYNANEHQKRIRINNACANDKSIKRQCKGDKRTNRTTKMLVAVLLLFLVTELPQAILGLMSGALGRCFFKRCYDLFGELMDALALLNGAINFVLYCSMSRQFRMTFRQLMWRAHLHRWPPPQPSHSDGLNTAKTSVP, encoded by the exons ATGGCCAACGAAGAAAGCGCGACATCCAACATCACACAAGCCTTGACGAATTTGTTTGAGGAAATGTTGTTTGCGACCGAAAGCACGGACGGGAATAAGACTATTAATATGTCACAATTTCTCTCGGCTCTGAAGGAACGCTCGACGAAAACTCACCACGAGTCAATTGATTTTGGCACATTGGTTAAATTAGTGGACGGATGGCGCTCGAAATTGAACTTGACAAAGGCCGCAGAACCGAGCTGCAATTATTGCGATGGCAACCTACGCGACTTGATCCTGGCATACAATAGCATACATGGATACATCAGTCTCATT GTTTGTTTCTTCGGTTCACTAGCAAACGCGTTGAACGTAGCGGTGCTGACTCGGCGCGACCTCGCTGCAGCGCCGATCAACAGATTGCTGAAGTGGCTGGCCGTGGCTGATGTGTTCGTTATGATGGAGTATGTGCCCTTTGCGATTTATAGATATTtg ATATTACCCGGGCAACGTGAGATGCCCTACAAGTGGGCGGCATATCTCCTGTTCCACATGCATTTCGCACAGATTTTTCACACGGCGTCCATTTGTCTGACACTTTCCCTCGCTATCTGGAGATACGTGGCTATAAA GTATTCGGACAGGAGTCATGTACTATGTACAGAGCGACGATGTAGCACAGCTATCCTCAGCAGCTTTATATTACCGCCCCTTCTATGTATCCCCACATTCCTG GTATTCGATATTCACACAGCGGTTGTGCTAGAACCAAATGGTCCCATGATACTTTATCACGTAGATTCCGATGAAGAAGGTCAATTATTCAAGATAAACTTTTGGGTCCATGCCGTCGTAATCAAATTGCTACCCTGCTGTATTCTGACGGTCATTAGCATCTGGCTAATAAGAGAGGTCTACAACGCCAATGAGCATCAAAAGAGGATCCGTATAAACAATGCATGCGCTAATGACAAGTCTATAAAACGTCAGTGCAAAGGCGACAAGAGAACAAACAGAACCACGAAAATGCTAGTGGCTGTACTGCTTTTGTTCCTCGTGACGGAGCTACCACAAGCGATTTTGGGTCTTATGAGCGGGGCTTTAGGACGATGTTTCTTCAAGCGGTGCTACGATCTGTTTGGCGAGCTGATGGATGCATTGGCACTACTGAACGGGGCCATTAACTTTGTTCTGTATTGTTCAATGTCGAGGCAGTTCCGAATGACTTTTCGTCAGTTGATGTGGCGCGCGCATTTACATAGGTGGCCGCCACCGCAGCCATCTCACTCGGATGGATTGAATAC
- the LOC123698993 gene encoding G-protein coupled receptor dmsr-1-like isoform X2, with protein sequence MNVCFFGSLANALNVAVLTRRDLAAAPINRLLKWLAVADVFVMMEYVPFAIYRYLILPGQREMPYKWAAYLLFHMHFAQIFHTASICLTLSLAIWRYVAIKYSDRSHVLCTERRCSTAILSSFILPPLLCIPTFLVFDIHTAVVLEPNGPMILYHVDSDEEGQLFKINFWVHAVVIKLLPCCILTVISIWLIREVYNANEHQKRIRINNACANDKSIKRQCKGDKRTNRTTKMLVAVLLLFLVTELPQAILGLMSGALGRCFFKRCYDLFGELMDALALLNGAINFVLYCSMSRQFRMTFRQLMWRAHLHRWPPPQPSHSDGLNTAKTSVP encoded by the exons GTTTGTTTCTTCGGTTCACTAGCAAACGCGTTGAACGTAGCGGTGCTGACTCGGCGCGACCTCGCTGCAGCGCCGATCAACAGATTGCTGAAGTGGCTGGCCGTGGCTGATGTGTTCGTTATGATGGAGTATGTGCCCTTTGCGATTTATAGATATTtg ATATTACCCGGGCAACGTGAGATGCCCTACAAGTGGGCGGCATATCTCCTGTTCCACATGCATTTCGCACAGATTTTTCACACGGCGTCCATTTGTCTGACACTTTCCCTCGCTATCTGGAGATACGTGGCTATAAA GTATTCGGACAGGAGTCATGTACTATGTACAGAGCGACGATGTAGCACAGCTATCCTCAGCAGCTTTATATTACCGCCCCTTCTATGTATCCCCACATTCCTG GTATTCGATATTCACACAGCGGTTGTGCTAGAACCAAATGGTCCCATGATACTTTATCACGTAGATTCCGATGAAGAAGGTCAATTATTCAAGATAAACTTTTGGGTCCATGCCGTCGTAATCAAATTGCTACCCTGCTGTATTCTGACGGTCATTAGCATCTGGCTAATAAGAGAGGTCTACAACGCCAATGAGCATCAAAAGAGGATCCGTATAAACAATGCATGCGCTAATGACAAGTCTATAAAACGTCAGTGCAAAGGCGACAAGAGAACAAACAGAACCACGAAAATGCTAGTGGCTGTACTGCTTTTGTTCCTCGTGACGGAGCTACCACAAGCGATTTTGGGTCTTATGAGCGGGGCTTTAGGACGATGTTTCTTCAAGCGGTGCTACGATCTGTTTGGCGAGCTGATGGATGCATTGGCACTACTGAACGGGGCCATTAACTTTGTTCTGTATTGTTCAATGTCGAGGCAGTTCCGAATGACTTTTCGTCAGTTGATGTGGCGCGCGCATTTACATAGGTGGCCGCCACCGCAGCCATCTCACTCGGATGGATTGAATAC